In a genomic window of Ipomoea triloba cultivar NCNSP0323 chromosome 3, ASM357664v1:
- the LOC116014280 gene encoding uncharacterized protein LOC116014280 isoform X1, translating to MRMPGLRAKLKVAALVIFVLWICLAALYSLTKPISNGCIMTYMYPTYIPVSAPENVSSTKYGLYLYHEGWKKIDFDEHLKQLSGIPVLFIPGNGGSYKQVRSLAAESDRAYQGGPLEQSFYQEAFQSLGGGVQLDAGSVLLPSQYASMLDWFAVDLEGEHSAMDGRILEEHTEYVVYSIHRILDHYKDIRDARVKEGATVSRSLPRSVILVGHSMGGFVARAAIVHPHLRKSAVETVLTLSTPHQSPPVALQPSLGHYYAHVNNEWKKGYEIQTSRSGHYLSDPLLSRVVVISISGGYNDYQVRAKLESLDGIVPPTHGFMISSTSMKNVWLSMEHQVILWCNQLVVQVSHTLLSLIDEETSQPFPDAQRRLAIFTKMLQSAIPPNFNWVQQPPLPRQLGHVSSGSEGSNYACPSNTHWSDDGLERDLYIETTTVTILAMDGRRRWLDIQKLGANGKTHFVFVTNLSPCSGVRLHLWPEKGTSTSDLSVNKRILEVTSKMVNIPSGPAPRQIEPGSQTEQAPPSAILWLHPTDMHGFRFLTISVAPRQTVSGRPPPAASMGVGQFFNPDEGKIEVSPQSVIPMIYTQKDIQLKEDHPLAINMLFSISLGLLPVTLSVKTTGCGIQKSAFSVDEPGDMEISKLCKLRCFPPVAMAWDATSGLHVFPNLYSETIMVDSSPGTWSSNSESEKTNVLLLIDPHCSYRTSIDVPVTVAAGRFLLLYFSQIIGFSIAVIFFALMRQAYAWELDLPIPSLLSAIESNMRLPLPFIPLALVPILLALLLSYLYSQPLPSVISFIITSTVCYLFANGLMMVLITISLSVFYIAATIHAFVKKRWQTLENNWCFHFVHWFLNLSYAVLSSKVVRIVASNPSLVIALVASTLVCFVHPALGLFLLLLSHAVCCHNALSSFLMASFRSHIQTKELRGSGNEQLNKSRQPIPKYNGETSKHVPLKENSPTGLENVKSYADTQLEIFHHRHGLLILHLLATLMFIPSLVAWLQRIGVGQSFPWFLDSILCIGVLLHGICDSRPEFNFFFPFPGFQGWEIKLSLAYLLAGYASCLCGLALAPYGTFYAMASIGVISFAFRIIQRRNREKGETYYRSRKHSHRH from the exons ATGAGAATGCCAGGCTTAAGAGCGAAGCTGAAAGTTGCTGCTTTGGTAATCTTTGTTTTGTGGATATGTCTTGCTGCACTGTACAGTCTCACAAAGCCGATATCCAATGGCTGTATTATGACTTACATGTATCCTACTTATATCCCCGTTTCCGCGCCGGAGAATGTGTCGTCCACCAAGTATGGATTGTACCTGTACCATGAAGGATGGAAAAAGATTGATTTTGATGAGCACCTCAAGCAGCTTTCTGGGATTCCTGTTCTTTTTATCCCTGGCAATGGTGGAAGCTACAAACAG GTGAGATCCCTAGCTGCAGAATCTGACAGGGCTTATCAAGGGGGCCCTCTCGAGCAGTCATTTTACCAAGAAGCCTTTCAGAGTCTGGGAGGTGGTGTTCAACTTGACGCTGGGAGTGTTCTGTTGCCTAGCCAGTATGCAAGTATGCTTGACTGGTTTGCTGTGGACCTTGAAGGTGAACACTCTGCCATGGATGGTCGGATACTTGAAGAGCACACAGAATATGTTGTATATTCCATTCACAGG attttGGACCATTATAAAGACATTCGCGATGCTCGAGTTAAGGAAGGTGCCACTGTATCTAGGAGTCTTCCAAGAAGTGTTATATTAGTTGGTCATTCCATGGGTGGCTTTGTTGCTAGAGCTGCAATTGTCCATCCACATTTGAGGAAATCTGCTGTTGAAACTGTCCTGACACTTTCAACTCCTCACCA GTCACCTCCTGTCGCATTGCAACCATCCCTTGGTCACTATTATGCACATGTTAATAATGAATGGAAGAAAGGATATGAGATCCAAACTTCTAGGTCTGGACATTATCTGTCTGATCCATTGCTGTCTCGTGTTGTTGTGATCTCCATTTCTGGCGGTTATAATGATTACCAG GTGCGGGCAAAATTAGAGTCCCTTGATGGCATTGTCCCTCCCACCCATGGCTTTATGATTAGTAGTACAAGCATGAAGAATGTCTGGTTGTCAATGGAGCACCAAGTTATACTGTGGTGTAATCAGCTTGTTGTGCAA GTGTCACACACTCTACTTAGTTTGATCGATGAGGAGACCAGTCAACCCTTCCCAGATGCACAAAGAAGACTTGCAATTTTCACAAAGATGCTTCAAAGTGCAATACCTCCAAATTTTAACTGGGTGCAGCAACCACCATTACCCCGACAATTAGGTCATGTCTCTTCTG GATCTGAAGGTAGTAATTATGCTTGTCCTAGTAATACCCATTGGAGTGATGATGGACTGGAAAGGGATCTATACATTGAAACAACCACTGTGACCATTTTAGCAATGGATGGAAGGAGGCGCTGGCTGGATATTCAGAAATTG GGAGCAAATGGAAAAACCCACTTTGTTTTTGTCACTAATCTGTCTCCTTGTTCTGGGGTAAGACTACACCTTTGGCCTGAGAAAGGAACTTCAACTTCTGATTTATCTGTTAATAAACGGATCTTAGAAGTCACATCTAAGATGGTAAATATTCCATCAGGACCTGCTCCAAGGCAG ATTGAACCAGGCAGTCAAACTGAGCAAGCGCCTCCTTCTGCCATTTTATGGTTGCATCCAACTGATATGCATGGCTTCCGATTTCTGACAATATCAGTGGCACCTCGCCAG ACTGTTTCAGGAAGACCACCACCAGCCGCTTCCATGGGTGTTGGGCAATTCTTTAATCCTGATGAAGGGAAAATAGAAGTGTCTCCTCAATCAGTGATTCCTATGATATACACTCAAAAG GACATTCAATTGAAGGAAGATCATCCTCTTGCAATCAATATGTTGTTCTCCATTAGCTTAGGCCTTTTGCCTGTTACATTGTCTGTCAAAACCACTGGCTGTGGGATACAAAAGTCAGCATTCTCAGTTGATGAGCCAGGAGACATGGAAATTAGCA AGCTTTGTAAGCTCCGGTGCTTCCCGCCTGTAGCTATGGCATGGGATGCCACATCTGGACTTCATGTTTTTCCTAATTTGTACTCCGAAACTATTATGGTGGATTCCTCTCCAGGGACCTGGAGTTCGAACTCAGAGTCAGAGAAGACAAATGTATTGTTGTTG ATTGACCCACACTGTTCATATAGAACGAGTATTGATGTCCCTGTCACTGTTGCTGCTGGaagatttttacttttatatttttctcaG ATCATTGGTTTTTCAATTGCTGTTATCTTTTTCGCTTTGATGAGGCAAGCATATGCCTGGGAGCTTGACCTGCCCATTCCTTCGCTTCTTTCAGCCATAGAGTCAAATATGAGACTGCCATTGCCATTTATCCCTCTAGCCCTAGTTCCCATTTTACTTGCTTTGCTACTTTCTTACCTATACTCTCAACCACTTCCTTCAGTCATAAGTTTCATTATCACCTCAACAGTTTGTTATTTATTTGCAAATGGGTTGATGATGGTGCTGATAACGATCTCCCTGTCAGTGTTCTATATAGCTGCAACAATACATGCTTTTGTCAAGAAACG GTGGCAAACATTGGAAAACAATTGGTGTTTTCACTTTGTTCATTGGTTTCTGAATCTTTCCTATGCTGTTTTGTCATCTAAg GTGGTGAGGATAGTAGCATCCAATCCTTCACTTGTTATTGCACTGGTTGCTTCTACACTTGTGTGCTTTGTTCATCCTGCATTGGGTCTATTTTTGTTGCTGTTGTCTCATGCTGTCTGTTGTCACAATGCTCTGTCAAG TTTTTTAATGGCCTCATTTCGCAGCCATATACAAACTAAGGAGTTGAGAGGGTCTGGAAATGAACAATTGAATAAATCGAGGCAGCCTATACCCAAGTATAATGGTGAAACAAGCAAGCATGTTCCTCTGAAGGAAAATAGCCCCACTGGCCTGGAGAATGTGAAAAGCTATGCTGACACACAACTAGAAATATTCCACCACCGACACGGCCTGCTTATCTTGCATCTGCTTGCAACACTAATGTTTATTCCCTCACTCGTGGCTTGGCTTCAG AGGATCGGCGTTGGTCAGAGCTTTCCATGGTTTTTGGACTCCATACTCTGTATTGGTGTTCTGCTTCACGGCATTTGTGACTCAAGGCCCGAGTTTAacttcttctttccttttccGGGCTTTCAAGGGTGGGAGATAAAACTCAGCTTGGCATATCTTCTGGCTGGATATGCATCATGTCTTTGTGGTCTGGCCTTGGCTCCTTATGGCACATTTTATGCCATGGCCAGCATTGGGGTTATTTCGTTTGCTTTCAGGATCATACAGAGGAGGAACAGGGAGAAGGGGGAGACTTACTACCGCAGCCGAAAGCATTCTCATAGACACTGA
- the LOC116014280 gene encoding uncharacterized protein LOC116014280 isoform X2 — MRMPGLRAKLKVAALVIFVLWICLAALYSLTKPISNGCIMTYMYPTYIPVSAPENVSSTKYGLYLYHEGWKKIDFDEHLKQLSGIPVLFIPGNGGSYKQVRSLAAESDRAYQGGPLEQSFYQEAFQSLGGGVQLDAGSVLLPSQYASMLDWFAVDLEGEHSAMDGRILEEHTEYVVYSIHRILDHYKDIRDARVKEGATVSRSLPRSVILVGHSMGGFVARAAIVHPHLRKSAVETVLTLSTPHQSPPVALQPSLGHYYAHVNNEWKKGYEIQTSRSGHYLSDPLLSRVVVISISGGYNDYQVRAKLESLDGIVPPTHGFMISSTSMKNVWLSMEHQVILWCNQLVVQVSHTLLSLIDEETSQPFPDAQRRLAIFTKMLQSAIPPNFNWVQQPPLPRQLGHVSSGSEGSNYACPSNTHWSDDGLERDLYIETTTVTILAMDGRRRWLDIQKLGANGKTHFVFVTNLSPCSGVRLHLWPEKGTSTSDLSVNKRILEVTSKMVNIPSGPAPRQIEPGSQTEQAPPSAILWLHPTDMHGFRFLTISVAPRQTVSGRPPPAASMGVGQFFNPDEGKIEVSPQSVIPMIYTQKDIQLKEDHPLAINMLFSISLGLLPVTLSVKTTGCGIQKSAFSVDEPGDMEISKLCKLRCFPPVAMAWDATSGLHVFPNLYSETIMVDSSPGTWSSNSESEKTNVLLLIDPHCSYRTSIDVPVTVAAGRFLLLYFSQIIGFSIAVIFFALMRQAYAWELDLPIPSLLSAIESNMRLPLPFIPLALVPILLALLLSYLYSQPLPSVISFIITSTVCYLFANGLMMVLITISLSVFYIAATIHAFVKKRWQTLENNWCFHFVHWFLNLSYAVLSSKVVRIVASNPSLVIALVASTLVCFVHPALGLFLLLLSHAVCCHNALSSHIQTKELRGSGNEQLNKSRQPIPKYNGETSKHVPLKENSPTGLENVKSYADTQLEIFHHRHGLLILHLLATLMFIPSLVAWLQRIGVGQSFPWFLDSILCIGVLLHGICDSRPEFNFFFPFPGFQGWEIKLSLAYLLAGYASCLCGLALAPYGTFYAMASIGVISFAFRIIQRRNREKGETYYRSRKHSHRH, encoded by the exons ATGAGAATGCCAGGCTTAAGAGCGAAGCTGAAAGTTGCTGCTTTGGTAATCTTTGTTTTGTGGATATGTCTTGCTGCACTGTACAGTCTCACAAAGCCGATATCCAATGGCTGTATTATGACTTACATGTATCCTACTTATATCCCCGTTTCCGCGCCGGAGAATGTGTCGTCCACCAAGTATGGATTGTACCTGTACCATGAAGGATGGAAAAAGATTGATTTTGATGAGCACCTCAAGCAGCTTTCTGGGATTCCTGTTCTTTTTATCCCTGGCAATGGTGGAAGCTACAAACAG GTGAGATCCCTAGCTGCAGAATCTGACAGGGCTTATCAAGGGGGCCCTCTCGAGCAGTCATTTTACCAAGAAGCCTTTCAGAGTCTGGGAGGTGGTGTTCAACTTGACGCTGGGAGTGTTCTGTTGCCTAGCCAGTATGCAAGTATGCTTGACTGGTTTGCTGTGGACCTTGAAGGTGAACACTCTGCCATGGATGGTCGGATACTTGAAGAGCACACAGAATATGTTGTATATTCCATTCACAGG attttGGACCATTATAAAGACATTCGCGATGCTCGAGTTAAGGAAGGTGCCACTGTATCTAGGAGTCTTCCAAGAAGTGTTATATTAGTTGGTCATTCCATGGGTGGCTTTGTTGCTAGAGCTGCAATTGTCCATCCACATTTGAGGAAATCTGCTGTTGAAACTGTCCTGACACTTTCAACTCCTCACCA GTCACCTCCTGTCGCATTGCAACCATCCCTTGGTCACTATTATGCACATGTTAATAATGAATGGAAGAAAGGATATGAGATCCAAACTTCTAGGTCTGGACATTATCTGTCTGATCCATTGCTGTCTCGTGTTGTTGTGATCTCCATTTCTGGCGGTTATAATGATTACCAG GTGCGGGCAAAATTAGAGTCCCTTGATGGCATTGTCCCTCCCACCCATGGCTTTATGATTAGTAGTACAAGCATGAAGAATGTCTGGTTGTCAATGGAGCACCAAGTTATACTGTGGTGTAATCAGCTTGTTGTGCAA GTGTCACACACTCTACTTAGTTTGATCGATGAGGAGACCAGTCAACCCTTCCCAGATGCACAAAGAAGACTTGCAATTTTCACAAAGATGCTTCAAAGTGCAATACCTCCAAATTTTAACTGGGTGCAGCAACCACCATTACCCCGACAATTAGGTCATGTCTCTTCTG GATCTGAAGGTAGTAATTATGCTTGTCCTAGTAATACCCATTGGAGTGATGATGGACTGGAAAGGGATCTATACATTGAAACAACCACTGTGACCATTTTAGCAATGGATGGAAGGAGGCGCTGGCTGGATATTCAGAAATTG GGAGCAAATGGAAAAACCCACTTTGTTTTTGTCACTAATCTGTCTCCTTGTTCTGGGGTAAGACTACACCTTTGGCCTGAGAAAGGAACTTCAACTTCTGATTTATCTGTTAATAAACGGATCTTAGAAGTCACATCTAAGATGGTAAATATTCCATCAGGACCTGCTCCAAGGCAG ATTGAACCAGGCAGTCAAACTGAGCAAGCGCCTCCTTCTGCCATTTTATGGTTGCATCCAACTGATATGCATGGCTTCCGATTTCTGACAATATCAGTGGCACCTCGCCAG ACTGTTTCAGGAAGACCACCACCAGCCGCTTCCATGGGTGTTGGGCAATTCTTTAATCCTGATGAAGGGAAAATAGAAGTGTCTCCTCAATCAGTGATTCCTATGATATACACTCAAAAG GACATTCAATTGAAGGAAGATCATCCTCTTGCAATCAATATGTTGTTCTCCATTAGCTTAGGCCTTTTGCCTGTTACATTGTCTGTCAAAACCACTGGCTGTGGGATACAAAAGTCAGCATTCTCAGTTGATGAGCCAGGAGACATGGAAATTAGCA AGCTTTGTAAGCTCCGGTGCTTCCCGCCTGTAGCTATGGCATGGGATGCCACATCTGGACTTCATGTTTTTCCTAATTTGTACTCCGAAACTATTATGGTGGATTCCTCTCCAGGGACCTGGAGTTCGAACTCAGAGTCAGAGAAGACAAATGTATTGTTGTTG ATTGACCCACACTGTTCATATAGAACGAGTATTGATGTCCCTGTCACTGTTGCTGCTGGaagatttttacttttatatttttctcaG ATCATTGGTTTTTCAATTGCTGTTATCTTTTTCGCTTTGATGAGGCAAGCATATGCCTGGGAGCTTGACCTGCCCATTCCTTCGCTTCTTTCAGCCATAGAGTCAAATATGAGACTGCCATTGCCATTTATCCCTCTAGCCCTAGTTCCCATTTTACTTGCTTTGCTACTTTCTTACCTATACTCTCAACCACTTCCTTCAGTCATAAGTTTCATTATCACCTCAACAGTTTGTTATTTATTTGCAAATGGGTTGATGATGGTGCTGATAACGATCTCCCTGTCAGTGTTCTATATAGCTGCAACAATACATGCTTTTGTCAAGAAACG GTGGCAAACATTGGAAAACAATTGGTGTTTTCACTTTGTTCATTGGTTTCTGAATCTTTCCTATGCTGTTTTGTCATCTAAg GTGGTGAGGATAGTAGCATCCAATCCTTCACTTGTTATTGCACTGGTTGCTTCTACACTTGTGTGCTTTGTTCATCCTGCATTGGGTCTATTTTTGTTGCTGTTGTCTCATGCTGTCTGTTGTCACAATGCTCTGTCAAG CCATATACAAACTAAGGAGTTGAGAGGGTCTGGAAATGAACAATTGAATAAATCGAGGCAGCCTATACCCAAGTATAATGGTGAAACAAGCAAGCATGTTCCTCTGAAGGAAAATAGCCCCACTGGCCTGGAGAATGTGAAAAGCTATGCTGACACACAACTAGAAATATTCCACCACCGACACGGCCTGCTTATCTTGCATCTGCTTGCAACACTAATGTTTATTCCCTCACTCGTGGCTTGGCTTCAG AGGATCGGCGTTGGTCAGAGCTTTCCATGGTTTTTGGACTCCATACTCTGTATTGGTGTTCTGCTTCACGGCATTTGTGACTCAAGGCCCGAGTTTAacttcttctttccttttccGGGCTTTCAAGGGTGGGAGATAAAACTCAGCTTGGCATATCTTCTGGCTGGATATGCATCATGTCTTTGTGGTCTGGCCTTGGCTCCTTATGGCACATTTTATGCCATGGCCAGCATTGGGGTTATTTCGTTTGCTTTCAGGATCATACAGAGGAGGAACAGGGAGAAGGGGGAGACTTACTACCGCAGCCGAAAGCATTCTCATAGACACTGA
- the LOC116014281 gene encoding glycosyltransferase family 92 protein RCOM_0530710 — protein MKDCKKGSSLSSIPVKPCNFFICSTLLLILLFFSGFAFSTSRLFFLGFCPRLVTTWSASAMGVIPGDAPENSVELIPEAVISPDEALFFLKYPSSTRLFTKEELSCVYTSPDSSSPSSSEAPPKSVDDQYSGRQIVRCQPPPRGTQVSLAVKKTRDNQLPALAGPTYKWDSLAYEAIIDWDNTTVVFVKGFNLRGGKVSDPTKFRCVYGWDFKNPKLMLHSYVVSIAQEIVRCKTPLSVLNMNSPLRFGNDPIKVSVRKVGKGPLDSIARPQVRLKPSPTDRKEHRMCVCTMLKNQARFLREWIMYHAEIGVQRWFIYDNNSDDNIEDILNSLGEHYNISRHVWPWIKTQEAGFAHCALRARDLCEWVGFIDVDEFLYLSKNTSIQEVLTRQTSGIAELRVPCHSFGPSGLKEVPIEGVTVGYTCRLAYPERHKSIVRPEALDPTLMNVVHHFRLSRGYKSGNIDRNVMVVNHYKYQVWQVFKEKFHRRVATYVSDWQQDRNAGSKDRAPGLGTRAVEPADWHTRFCEVTDKSLRDQVLRTFTDSNTHRLPWQEDEQQD, from the exons ATGAAAGATTGCAAAAAAGGATCGTCGTTGTCGTCTATACCAGTAAAGCCATGCAACTTTTTCATCTGTTCCactcttcttcttattcttctcttcttctccggctTTGCTTTCTCCACTAGTCGCCTCTTCTTCCTAG GGTTTTGTCCACGGTTAGTGACGACGTGGAGTGCATCTGCGATGGGAGTGATCCCCGGCGATGCACCGGAGAATTCAgtggagttaattccagaagCCGTCATTTCGCCGGACGAGGCGCTCTTTTTCCTAAAATACCCTTCTTCAACCCGGTTATTTACAAAAGAGGAGCTCAGCTGCGTTTACACGTCTCCAGACTCTTCTTCGCCGTCGTCATCGGAGGCTCCTCCAAAGTCAGTTGACGATCAGTATTCGGGCCGCCAGATCGTAAGGTGCCAGCCTCCTCCACGTGGCACTCAGGTCTCCCTCGCTGTGAAAAAGACGAGAGATAACCAGCTTCCAGCACTAGCAGGGCCCACATACAAGTGGGACTCACTGGCGTACGAGGCAATCATCGACTGGGACAACACCACAGTTGTGTTTGTGAAGGGCTTTAATCTAAGGGGTGGGAAGGTGTCTGACCCAACCAAATTTAGATGCGTGTACGGTTGGGATTTCAAGAACCCAAAACTCATGCTACATTCCTACGTCGTATCTATTGCCCAGGAAATCGTACGGTGTAAAACACCTTTGAGCGTACTGAACATGAACAGCCCGCTGAGATTCGGAAATGATCCCATTAAGGTTTCAGTTAGAAAGGTTGGGAAGGGACCGTTGGACTCTATAGCCCGGCCCCAAGTTAGACTAAAGCCCAGCCCGACGGATAGGAAAGAGCACAGAATGTGCGTGTGTACCATGTTAAAGAATCAAGCTCGATTCTTACGAGAATGGATAATGTACCATGCTGAGATAGGGGTGCAACGATGGTTCATCTACGACAACAATAGCGACGACAACATTGAAGACATACTCAACTCACTAGGGGAACATTATAACATTTCGCGACATGTGTGGCCTTGGATCAAAACTCAAGAGGCTGGGTTTGCCCATTGTGCGCTTCGGGCAAGAGACTTGTGCGAGTGGGTCGGGTTTATAGACGTGGATGAATTCCTTTATTTGTCTAAAAACACGTCAATACAAGAGGTTTTGACACGGCAAACTAGCGGCATTGCAGAGTTACGTGTACCGTGTCATAGCTTTGGTCCGTCAGGGCTCAAAGAGGTCCCTATAGAAGGTGTCACAGTTGGGTACACGTGTCGACTGGCTTACCCGGAGAGGCATAAGAGCATAGTGAGACCGGAGGCGTTGGATCCTACATTGATGAACGTGGTGCACCATTTTCGGCTCAGCCGGGGATACAAATCTGGGAACATAGATAGAAATGTGATGGTGGTGAACCACTACAAGTACCAGGTTTGGCAAGTGTTCAAGGAGAAGTTTCATAGGAGGGTTGCTACATATGTGTCGGACTGGCAACAAGATCGAAATGCAGGGTCTAAAGACCGAGCCCCGGGGTTAGGAACCAGAGCGGTTGAGCCGGCAGACTGGCACACCCGGTTTTGTGAGGTTACAGACAAAAGCCTAAGGGATCAAGTCCTGCGAACATTCACCGACTCAAACACCCACAGGTTGCCGTGGCAAGAAGATGAGCAACAAGACTAG